From the Nematostella vectensis chromosome 7, jaNemVect1.1, whole genome shotgun sequence genome, the window CGCGACCATCCTAGACGCGGCCCGCGCAGACGAGGTTGATAACGCAGAGGAGGATAACACAGACAGGCCCGTTATGGATGACTCCGTGGTGATGTTAGCACTAGCCGTGTTCATCCTGTCCGCACCTAGGGATGTCGTACTCGCAGGGGACCTGGAGCAGAAATCCGTCAATGTGTTCACTCGCTGCATTAAGTCTACTCAGCCACAGGTAAACCGTCACTTAACCATCCTATCGCCGGTTCACCGTCAGCCACAGGTAAACCATCACTTAACTATCCTACCGCCTGTGCATCACCCGTTCACTGTCAGCCACAGGTAAACCATCACTTAACTATCCTATCGCCCGTGCATCACCCGTTGTTGATTGCGTGACCTCCGTGTTTTTGATTGCGTAACCTGCGTGTTTTCTGTGCGTGATGTGCGTGTTGCTCGTTGAGTGACCTGCGTTTTGCTCATTGCTCGGTCTGCGTGTTGCTCGCTACgtgatgtgtgtgtgttgttcGTGGCGTGGCCTGCGTCTTGCTCGTTGTGTGACCTGCTGTGTTGTTCTCTTGCAGTTGCAGTTAAAAGCACTTCAGACCACCTCGTCCATATTCCAGTGTACAGACCGGGGCATGGCCGTGCCGTTTATTCGGAGTATAGCCCCTCACGTTATCATGTTGCTGAATAACGCATGCTTCAGCAAACCGACCAATGAGCATCAACTTGCGGTGTGTGTGGAAGCCATTAAAGTGGTCGAGACACTGGTTCAATTAACGCAAGATAATTTACGTAAGTGAGACTTTATCCGTTTGTTAAATATTATCTGTTATATCTTATCTATCTGTTATACCTTATCTGTTATACCTAATCTATCTGTTATACCTTATCTATCTGTTATACCTTATCTTTCTGTTATACCTTATCTATCTGTTATACCTTATCTGTTATACCTAATCTATCTGTTATACCTTATCTATCTGTTATACCTTATCTATCTGTTATACCTTATCTATCTGTTATACCTCATCTATGTTATACCTTATCTATCTGTTATACCTTATCTATCTGTTATACCTTATCTATCTGTTATACCTTATCTATCTCTTATACTTTATCTATCTGTTATACCTTATCTATCTGTTATACCTCATCTATATGTTATACCTTATCTATCTGTTATACCTTATCTTTCTGTTATACCTTATCTATCTGTTTTACCTTATCTGTTATACCGTATCTATCTGTTATACCTTATCTATATGTTATACCTTATCTATCTGTTATACCTTATCTTTCTGTTATACCTTATCTTTTTGTTATACCTTATCTTTCTGTTATACCTTATCTTTTTGTTATACCTTATCTATCTGCTATACCTTATCTATCTGTTATACCTTATCTATCTGTTATACCTTATCTATCTGTTATACCTAATCTATCTGTTATACCTTATCTATCTGTTATACCTTATCTATCTCTTATACCTTATCTATCTGTTATACTTTATCTATCTGTTATACCTTATCTATATGTTATACCTCATCTATATGTTATACCTTATCTATCTGTTATACCTTATCTTTCTGTTATACCTTATCTATCTGTTATACCTTATCTATCTGTTATACCTTATCTATCTCTTATACCTTATCTATCTGTTATACTTTATCTATCTGTTATACCTTATCTATATGTTATACCTTATATATTATACCTTATCTTTCTGCAGGTGTTCATCTACTGGGCGTTCTCATACCGATCCTGATCTCCCTCCTCGCAAGCGGTCCACCCCCCAGCAAGCACGCTAAGACCCTCCATGACCACGCCCTTCAGCGGCTCATGAAGATCGGACCACAGTACCCTCATCCCTTCAAGGCCATCATGACCTCGGCGCCGGAACTCAAACAACAGCTTGAGGCAGCAATCCGCGCGTCCCAGGCATCAAGTAAAGCCAAAGCGCCCTCCACACAACCTAAGGCGGCTCCCGCGGCACCCTCTATCAAGCTAAGAATGGACTTCAGTAACTATAAATAGATAAGAGAAGGCTACGCGCCAAACCGCCTATAAAAGCTGACAGATTTACTGGAAACTGTCCTACAAACTGTTCTACCATTTAACCTTCAACTTGGGGATGATATTTCAGTTATTCAAGAGTATGGACACACCTTGATTGATTATAAAGATCAGATGTAATTTGGAATGTATAACGTTTCACTATTAAGCCtgccgaccccccccccccccccttaactGCCATGCAGGTGATATAGAATATATAAAATACAACTAATAAATACTGGCTAGTTTCGGGGGCGTTATTGTATATATGTCATATATGTAATAGAATGATTGACGTTTTACGCATTAACAccagaaaaaattaaacaatCATTTCTCTTTGTCATTTATGAGAACGTTCAGCtcgagatttcaccaaattttaagaacatgccgaggctcagattgcagaacattttttgtgttgcgttctaaaatgcattATCAAATtttgctcatagtaacaaccatatttttgctattgatcattagtgtaattctcttcctaataatccATTCTTAATCTTATATACACAGTAATAATTGAATCACTTTCTGTTGTACAAATAGTAATAAAGCTTAAATTACATATGTAAGAAAAGCTCCATAAAACCAGACATCTATTTCCACCGGACATTTTTACAGGCGGAGTCTATAACGTGTTACAAGCCAAGACTAACTTGGTACATTTCTGTATACAGTTTTGAGCTCACAAAAAATAACTATTTCTCCAATTCACACGTATGGTTTCTCCCAACTATTTCTCCTATTCACGCGCAAGTTTTGCTAAATTCTTTGATATTTTAAATCGCTTGCCAACTATCTAGCTAGCGGTTGTTGCTTGAGTGTTATTCCATGAATTTCTAACTAGCTAGCGCTTCTTTCTTAAGCACTCTTCTTAGAATCTTGCCGGTAGGGGTCTTGGGAATGGCTTCCACaaactccacccctccccttagtTTCTTCTCCGGTGCCACGTGCTCCGTCACGAAATCCAAGATCTCTCTTTCCGAGATCTCCGCCTTGACGACCACAAAGGCTCTCGGGAGTTCGCCGGCCACGTCATCCGGGATACCGATTACCGCGGCATCAGCGATATGGGGGTGTGAGACGAGCAGGGCTTCGAGCTCCGCAGGGGGGACCTGTCGGGGAAAATGCTATGTCAGATATAGTGCTCAATCTCGCGTACATACTAAGCCCTCACAAAAAAGTCTCAATCTCGCTATAGTACGGaaacacaggcttcccacGCAGAACCTGGTGTACGGTACACAGGGTTCTCGTGCCAGACCTATTGTATGcaacacagggttcccagGTAAGACTGGATGTACAGAGCAAAGCGTTCCCGCACGATACTTCATGTgttttcctgtggtgttcCTTTGTCAGACGAGGTGAATGGTACGTATAGTTTACACCCTAGACCTTTTGTACGGAACACAGGGTTCAAGTGCAACACAGGGCTCCCAAGCAAATAGAGTTCTAACACAGGCTTTTTATATGGTACACAGTGATCCCACCCAAGACCTGGTCTATGGAACACATGGTTACCACACAAAGACCTGGTGTATGGAACACAGGGTTACCACACAAAGACCTGATGTACGGAACACAGGGTTACCACACAAGCCCTGGTGTATAGAACACAGTGTTCCCACACAAGCCCTGGTGTATGGAACACAGGGTTACTACACAAATACTGGATGTATAGAACACAGTGTTCCCACACAAGCCCTGGTGTATGGAACACAGGGTTACCACACATGCCCTGGTGTATGGAACACAGTGTTCCCACACAAAGACCTGGTGTATGGAACACAGGGTTACTACACAAATACTGGATGTATAGAACACAGTGTTCCCACACAAGCCCTGGTGTATGGAACACAGGGTTACCACACAAGCCCTGGTGTATGGAACACAGGGTTACCACACAAAGACCTGGTGTATagaacacagggttcccacacAAGCCCTGGTGTATGGAACACAGTGTTCCCACACAAGCCCTGGTGTATagaacacagggttcccacacAAGCCCTGGTGTATAGAACACCGGGTTCCCACACAAGCCCTGGTGTATGGAACACAGGGCTCCCACACAAGCCCTGGTGTATagaacacagggttcccacacAAGCCCTGGTGTATggaacacagggttcccacacAAGCCCTGGTGTATggaacacagggttcccacacAAGCCCTGGTGTATggaacacagggttcccacacAAGCCCTGGTGTATggaacacagggttcccacacAAGCCCTGGTGTATAGAACACAGTGTTCCCACACAAGCCCTGGTGTATagaacacagggttcccacacAAGCCCTGGTGTATagaacacagggttcccacacAAGCCCTGGTGTATagaacacagggttcccacacAAGCCCTGGTGTATagaacacagggttcccacacAAGCCCTGGTGTATagaacacagggttcccacacAAGCCCTGGTGTATagaacacagggttcccacacAAGCCCTGGTGTATagaacacagggttcccacacAAGCCCTGGTGTATggaacacagggttcccacacAAGCCCTGGTGTATagaacacagggttcccacacAAGCCCTGGTGTATggaacacagggttcccacacAAGCCCTGGTGTATggaacacagggttcccacacAAGCCCTGGTGTATGGAACACAGGGTTCCGACACAAGCCCTGGTGTATggaacacagggttcccacacAAGCCCTGGTGTAGAGTAAGTatgcagctgctttgtctcctattatctttgttctacaaaggagttcttttgtctcttcttctcgttctttgtgtcgaggtgcggatattgttcatttgcccaatcaaattgcagcttgtaagagctgcgtactgacccctgGTATATAGAGCATAGCGACAGGGTTCCCACATTGGGTTCTAGCACTTCACCTGGTGCCCCTTGTATTTAATCAGCTCCTTGAGTCGGTCTGTGATGTAGAAGTAGTCTTCCGTGTCATAGTAACCTATGTCACCAGTGTGCAGCCATCCATCACTTGTGAATGTGTTTGCCGTCTGTTCGGGTTTGTTCAAATAACCTGCAAGTTTTGAGCGTCATGTTTTTATCACAACTGTTGTAGGTTATGTTAGAAAATGAGGATGCAAGGATGGATCTGATTGACATATACTTTGCTTGCCAAATAGCAAGGCAAGGAAAATATTCTGTGTGCATCAGAGCACAATAATGGAATGCTCCTAATTATGAATTTCGTGTCAATCAAAAGTGGTATTCTCATATGCGAATCGGCTAACTTTCTTTAAAGTTTGTTTTGGTGGCCTTGTTTGACCAATTGCTATAAAAGTAAGTTAAAAACTCAGGGATGTCCAGCCTTCCATCTTGAAGAGGCAGGGTGGTTTAACATTCAAAACATGACAGGAAGTTAGTCTGTGAAATTTACCTCAGATATATTTCCTCTTAAATTTCTCCTAATTTTCTATTACTCACCATGTGTAACTATAGGCCCACGTAAACAGATCTCCCCTTCTTGGTTTGGGCCTAGAGCCTCTCCCGTGTCTAGGTCAGTGACCtgagaaataaacacaaaagGTGATCAGAGATTATAAGTCTCTGATGTCTGTCTTGGTTAGGTCTACTAATGACTAAATACGAAGCCCTACCTTGCCCTCTAGGTTTGGAAGCAACACTCCCACCGACCCGTCCTTGCACTTGGTGGGGTCAATAGGGTTGACTATAGCACCAGCTGTGGCCTCGGTTAGACCATAACCTGTGGACGCACATAGCAAGAGGAGTGCTGAAACCGTCTTTCCTCCTTTGTGGCATTGTTGCAGTACTTTGATATTTATTATAAAAGGTAACCTGTCACCAAAGAGTCACTGTTTTGCAAACAGGccaatgtttttcttttctagatGCACTTTTGGATGAAACTAGTTGATGGATATGAAAACAGTTGCAAACCGTCAATGGAATAAAGCTGCTCTGTCTATAGGTCACTTAGGCACCACAGATTTCTATGTTTACCTTGCCTGACAATTTTGAGGGATGGAATTCGTTCTGCCATAGTCCTTAGGATGCCTTTGCCAACTGGGGCTGCAGCAGAGATCATGCTCTCGAGGGATGATAAGTCGTACTTGTCTACTAGCGGGTGCTTAGCTAGAAAAAGGGCAAGTGGAGGGACCATCGGAAAGTCATTCACCTGCAAGAGACAATTTATATAAAGACATGCGTAGGGACATCACTGTAGTGTTCTTGTGAGTAGTCTGTGTATATCAGGCCTGGTAATGAGTTAAGGCCTAGGAACAAGAGATAAGTGATTGGAGAGAGGTTTGTATGGATCTTAATCTTGTGTAACCTGGTACATCATATAGGTGTGAGCAGAGGATCAGAGTGTGCCAATAAGTGAATGAGAGGAAAGGATAAGGGAAGAATGAAACAGTGCCTTCCATAGGGCCCTCAGGTACCTCCCAGTATACAGTCCCTCCCATAGGGCCCTTTGGTAACTCTGCATACATTCCCTCACAAGGGGCCCTCAGGTACCTCACAGTATACAGTCCTTTCGGTAGGGCCCTTTGGTAACTCGGCATACATTCCCCCACAAGGGGCCCTTAAGTACCTCCCAGTATACAGTCCTTTCGGTAGGGCCCTTTGGTAACTATGCATACATTCCCTCACAAGGGGCCCTCAGGTACCTCCCAGTATACAGTCCCTCCCATAGGGCCCTTTGGTAACTCTGCATACATTCCCTCACAAGGGGCCCTCAGGTACCTCACAGTATACAGTCCTTTTGGTAGGGCCCTTTGGTAACTCGGCATACATTCCCCCACAAGGGGCCCTTAGTTACCTCCCAGTATACAGTCCTTTTGGTAGGGCCCTTTGGTAACTCTGCATACATTCCCTCACAAGGGGCCCTCAGGTACCTCACAGTATACAGTCCTTTCGATAGGGCCCTTGGGTAGATCAGTATACAgcagctgtcaactcacccacattAAGTgccacaagattttggacctcatcacaagcctaatttttgtgagaatgtccATAACTCACTATAGAGTCCCTCCCATAGGGCCCTTGGGTAACTCAGTATACAGTCCCCCCCATAGTGCCCTTGGGTAACTCGGTATACAGTCCCTCCCATAGGGCCCTTGGGTAACTCAGTATACAGTCCTACAGGGGCTTTTGGGGAAGTACCAACAAATTATTTTGCACACCTTGTATTTCTCTATGGTCTTTAGAAGTTGTTCAGGCTCAAACCCCTGCAGCAAGATGACCTTGGAGCCCAAATAGAAATGCATGCCGACATTAACTGCCAATCCAAATGCGTGGAAGAGAGGCAGTAAAGACAGGGTTACCAGTCTCTTGTCCCATTGCATGAACTCTTTGCTCCCTAGGCTAAGCGCATGCCCAATGTAGTTATAGTGCGACTGCAGGACACCCTTAGAAACACCTGTAGTTCCACTAGAATATGGCATGCATATGGCCTCTGTTGGGTCTGTGGGGCTGTAGACTCCTTTTAACTTAGAGCCATCATCCTTAAGCAAGTCCTTGAAGAATTCCACTGATTCAAAGACATGTTCTACATTTGCTTTCCTTGCGGCTTCTATAGCAGTGTGGTAAAGCTTTGAGTCTGTAATAATGTACTTAGCACTTGAGTCAATAAGTTGATAGGCTAGCTCATCTACGGTATATCCTGGATTTGCCGTGGTCACAACTGCCCCTATGGCCTGGGCCCCGTATAGGTATACAGGGTACTGCATAATGTTGGGTAGGTGCAGTAGAGCCACGTCTTTGGGTTTGACCCCTGCCTGCAACAGTGCAGATCCACATTTCTTGATCAGGGTGATGAGATCTGTATAAGTATAGGTCTCTCCTGTTGgaccatccacctaagggtagAAATTAATCATATAAAAAATTGACCTAATTATATCCAAAATGCATTATCTTCACAGCAGAAAAAGCAAATAATGGCGGAATCAAGAGAAGGGAGGAAGACAGGGCAGGCAGCACCACTGACCATCAACACGGCTGTTGTTAAAGgcaaagcaaaataaataaataaataaataaataataaatatataaataaataaataaataaataaataaataaataaataaataaataaatgataaatacatggataaataaataaataaatcaaataagaaaaaacgTGGGGAAaatacatttgaaaaaaaagttaaaatgataaataaactaCATCTTCAAGCCATCCACTTGATGGCAAATAATAACGAAAATCAGGGGCGGATTTCGAGGTTTGCCGAGCGGGCACCGcaccccccctattttcagatatttggctttgaaatgacaaaaaatataaagaaatacaAGGAAGAAcatcgccccccccccccccccccccccgcctccCCACTTTCTTAATCCTGTACCCGCCCCTAATAATATTCACAAAATCAAATGTTGCGTTGCTGCTAAGACATCGCAAAATTAGCATATGGTAATTTGATCACAGAAGGAATTTGTAAATACTGTTTTCTTTCTATCTTATGCAGGTGCATACTCGCGTATTCGAAGATTAACATTGATCTTTTCGCAAATACGGAATGAATAAAGCACTTAGATAACAAGACAACTTTAGAGATATAGGTATGGTCCATGCAAGCCATTTGCGACTTAGTGATAATCCAAATGTATCTAATTCATTATCTGTAACGGAACAATAACTTTTCAAGTAGGATGTCACGGAGATCCTGTACCTTACACGAACTTTTTACCTTCTTGTTCTTACAGTATAAAGATAGGCTTGACTTAATTTTATATTCTctatatttcttttatatttcTCTTTTATTCTCTATAAACTTTACTATATATTCTCCTCGAATGAGGTGACCAAATACTATTACGAGGTGACCAATATTATTGATATCAACACACATAGAAATACCAGGCATACAAGTAATTTTTCGTTAAACTCACCAAGGCTTCTTTATCGCCATTTCTCTTACAACAGTCAAGTATAAACTGCACGTATGACTGGTTTTTCGGCACGTCTATAGCGGGGTAACTTGAACGAAGTATTCTATCATCGCTTGAAACAGTGTACCAGCGAATAGTAGTGCAAGGCCTTGCTAGCTTGATCGCAGTGCTCAATCGACTGGAGCTCAGGCGAATACTACGGCAGAGCAGATGCGAGGCTCGACTAGATAGAGCTAACGATGCCATGATGGGATGCTCACTTGTTCCTTGATGACTGATGGACTTTGTTCTTTCACTATTGGGAACACAGGAATACCAAATGATTAGTCATCTGTCGTGGACATCTCAAGGGCTGGAGGATGGATAGCTGTTGACATGTAAAGCCCCAAAGCGGGGACCTCTGCAGAACGCTACCTCGGAATCACTTATCATGCAGCCAAGACAAAATATGCTTCAATGATTAGTTTTGTGATCGTGGACCTTAGAAAACGAGTATAGCCTTAGAAATCTGCCTATTTGACTTGCGAAGTCCACcgttttaacttttttttcttccagaCGCGAATCATGctattggaaaaaaaaattctgaagGTGTCgagtttttaaatatttaattgATCGAATACTGTGTTGAAAATTTGAATTGAATTGCCCCCGAagactcccccccccccccccccttgtttACGAGAGTGGTTATGAAAAGTATAACGATATTATCCGTGTAAGGGCGAGAGCGTGGAAGCTACAAGTGTGTGCGTGACTTAATTCGGGCGTGACAACTTAGCGGCTATTTTTAGCAAGTAGCTCACCAGCCGCTCTGCTCTGCTTCCTTTTTTGAGTTCTTTTATTACTTCTACTTCTGCAACACGTACTAGCTACAGAATAATACTTCCGAAGTTAATAGACACTACAGCAACGAAGAGATCTCTGGATATGGTCAGgcctttaagaagaaatataTTAGACCTTCGAATTCATTCTAATTTCAAAGCCGAGATATTTCGAACAAAATGTGTATCTTCCCTTCAGGATATTTGCAGAAGGGTGATTGTTGTTTGTTCGATAAAATCTGTTGGTCTTTTTAACGCTGAGTCGGCCATCTCTTCCCTTCCCCTACCAAGGGCTCTCCTAGAATCTCTGACGGCTAGTGTGCATAGACCAGACGATATCGGCTTGAGCTTGTGCGATTCGTTTATCCAGATTCCTTCACCTGGGAAACACTCGTTCTACGGGGAACGAGTTGTACTTAAATGTATACGGATGCCTAGGAAATGGGGACAGCTTTGCGCATCTGCGAAAAAATTCAAGGAAGACTGGACTAGGGTAAGACACCGAAATATTTCAAAGGTTATCCTGTGTTTTGAAAAGGATTACACGATTGGAGCAATATTTGAACCTGTATCCTGTACGGTTTATGACAGGGTACAAATCCAGAAAAGTTCTCGGAAATTTATCGATGAATGCCACATATGGAGAGTGATTTCTCAGCTCGCTGATGTACTGAACTACCTATGCAAGCTTGACATCCCTCACAGTAGCCTAACCACCCTTCGCATGTCTGTTACAAGCAACTGGGATCTCCGCCTCCATAACATGCTTTTGTACTTTGAGACTTCAAACCACGCTGTTATCGACAGAGAAACATTCTATGGTATTTACAGCTCGCCAGAAACATTGAGAGGGTCCAAGAGTGACAAAAACGACCCGTGGCTGGTGGGGTGCGTAGGGTACGAGCTTATGCATCTTGAGACGGCATACCACTACAGTAAAGGGGTTTCCCCTTTTGTGGTGCTCGAGAGCATAGTGCAGGGGAAACCCCCGCCGAAATGGATGGAAAATAACGGTTATTCTAATGACTTGGCTGAATTAGTGCGATGGTGTTTAGCCCACAATAGTGCGCTGAGACCTTCTTTGAAAGAGATTTCAGCGAAAACAAAAGCGCTTTTCAATATTTGACTCAAATTCGCAGATACCGGCCGTTCTATTGAGCGCGGTCCACCTGTAACGTAACAAGTGTTGCGTGACGGGAGTTGACAGGTGGCGGCTGACGTAGCTTTGTTCATGTCGATCCACAAGAAGATAGTAGAGATTTCGGGCGTATCCCTGGCGTTAGATCAACAACGATTATTGAATCCACGCCGTTGTGTCTGGCCCTACATAATCAACGTAAAATCTGGGCGTCCTTTATACACCCTTAATTAAGGGTTCTGTTACTGATCACCCTTAATTAAGGGTATATCTAAGGGTAGATCTAACGCTAGGGATCATAAAGACACACGCCTATTCTCTCATATTACGCAAAAACTTGAATAAACGTTAATTTGAAAAGGGGAACATGCATTTTGTGATGATATGGACATGACATAACGTGCTGTGGTCTGGATGCTAGAGACGCGCTCGGATTCGCGACTAGGCATTATAGCTCTTCGCGGCTTCGGGTTTATCGTGGATTTTTGTGTAAACCGTGttccaaagaaaaaaaacaactaatATGCCCCCTTTAGACCTCTAAAATTGCTTCACGTCTTccaaggaagaaaaaaaaggaacggCTCAAACCTGTCATTAGTTGGGGGGGGAGTATTCGTTCCCCCTTTTTATTCATATAAAAATTTTCAGCGGTATTCTATGTTATGCACCATACGCGAGAATTGTAAAACACCAAATACATTGAGATCTTACTAAGTCATTCAAATGAAGCTGGAATGTACGTGCTCATAAGAAAGTTCAaagccccctcccctttagAAGACTCGTTTCCGAACTACTTCCTTTAGAAGTTAAACATTTTTGGGGCCCCCTTCAACAAATACCCCTTACCCCTCCTCTCCAGGGTATTCgatgaacactcccttatcAAATGTTTCACCTGCGGTGACTGCTCTTGGAGTCTAAGTATCTATTGATAGTCAGGTTTCGGCGTTTTagagcaaaaacaaaaaagcccGGAGAGATGTGTACAGCTTAAAACTTCCATCCTctggatt encodes:
- the LOC5509707 gene encoding 4-coumarate--CoA ligase 1 isoform X2, with protein sequence MASLALSSRASHLLCRSIRLSSSRLSTAIKLARPCTTIRWYTVSSDDRILRSSYPAIDVPKNQSYVQFILDCCKRNGDKEALVDGPTGETYTYTDLITLIKKCGSALLQAGVKPKDVALLHLPNIMQYPVYLYGAQAIGAVVTTANPGYTVDELAYQLIDSSAKYIITDSKLYHTAIEAARKANVEHVFESVEFFKDLLKDDGSKLKGVYSPTDPTEAICMPYSSGTTGVSKGVLQSHYNYIGHALSLGSKEFMQWDKRLVTLSLLPLFHAFGLAVNVGMHFYLGSKVILLQGFEPEQLLKTIEKYKVNDFPMVPPLALFLAKHPLVDKYDLSSLESMISAAAPVGKGILRTMAERIPSLKIVRQGYGLTEATAGAIVNPIDPTKCKDGSVGVLLPNLEGKVTDLDTGEALGPNQEGEICLRGPIVTHGYLNKPEQTANTFTSDGWLHTGDIGYYDTEDYFYITDRLKELIKYKGHQVPPAELEALLVSHPHIADAAVIGIPDDVAGELPRAFVVVKAEISEREILDFVTEHVAPEKKLRGGVEFVEAIPKTPTGKILRRVLKKEALAS
- the LOC5509707 gene encoding 4-coumarate--CoA ligase 1 isoform X1, which gives rise to MASLALSSRASHLLCRSIRLSSSRLSTAIKLARPCTTIRWYTVSSDDRILRSSYPAIDVPKNQSYVQFILDCCKRNGDKEALVDGPTGETYTYTDLITLIKKCGSALLQAGVKPKDVALLHLPNIMQYPVYLYGAQAIGAVVTTANPGYTVDELAYQLIDSSAKYIITDSKLYHTAIEAARKANVEHVFESVEFFKDLLKDDGSKLKGVYSPTDPTEAICMPYSSGTTGVSKGVLQSHYNYIGHALSLGSKEFMQWDKRLVTLSLLPLFHAFGLAVNVGMHFYLGSKVILLQGFEPEQLLKTIEKYKVNDFPMVPPLALFLAKHPLVDKYDLSSLESMISAAAPVGKGILRTMAERIPSLKIVRQGYGLTEATAGAIVNPIDPTKCKDGSVGVLLPNLEGKVTDLDTGEALGPNQEGEICLRGPIVTHGYLNKPEQTANTFTSDGWLHTGDIGYYDTEDYFYITDRLKELIKYKGHQVPPAELEALLVSHPHIADAAVIGIPDDVAGELPRAFVVVKAEISEREILDFVTEHVAPEKKLRGGVEFVEAIPKTPTGKILRRVLKKEALAR
- the LOC5509730 gene encoding uncharacterized protein LOC5509730 — protein: MVRPLRRNILDLRIHSNFKAEIFRTKCVSSLQDICRRVIVVCSIKSVGLFNAESAISSLPLPRALLESLTASVHRPDDIGLSLCDSFIQIPSPGKHSFYGERVVLKCIRMPRKWGQLCASAKKFKEDWTRVRHRNISKVILCFEKDYTIGAIFEPVSCTVYDRVQIQKSSRKFIDECHIWRVISQLADVLNYLCKLDIPHSSLTTLRMSVTSNWDLRLHNMLLYFETSNHAVIDRETFYGIYSSPETLRGSKSDKNDPWLVGCVGYELMHLETAYHYSKGVSPFVVLESIVQGKPPPKWMENNGYSNDLAELVRWCLAHNSALRPSLKEISAKTKALFNI